CTCGTCGCCCTCGCGCTCACCGCGTGCGGGGGCGCGACGTCGCCCGGGGCCTCGGGGGGTGGCACGCCGACCTCGGCGTCGCCCACGTCGGCGTACCCGCTGACGATCGACAACTGCGGGACGTCCGTGACGTTCGAGACCGCCCCGACGCGGGTCGTGACGGTCAAGTCGTCGACGACCGAGATGCTGCTGGCGCTCGGCGCAGGCGACACGATCGTCGGCACCGCCTACCCGGACGGGCCTGCGCCCGCGCCGTGGACCGAGGCCGCCGCTGCGATCCCCGTGATCTCCGACAAGGTGCCGAGCAACGAGGTCGTGCTCGCCGAGGAGCCGGACCTCGTCTACGCGGGCTGGGAGTCCGTCTTCTCAGCCGACGGCGCGGGCGAGCGGGCATCGCTCGAGGCGCTCGGCGTGCGCACGCTCGTCGCACCGTCCGCGTGCAAGGAGAAGGAGTACCGCCCCGACCCGCTCACGTTCGACGACGTGTTCACCGAGATCGAGCAGGTCGGCCAGCTGATGGACCGCAGCGCCGAGGCCGAGACGCTCGTCGCGGCGCAGCGCGCCGACCTCGAGACGGTCGTGCCCGACGCGCGCGGGCTGAGCGCCCTGTGGTTCTCGTCCGGCTCGGACACGCCCTACGTCGGCGGCGGCATCGGCGCGCCCGCGCTCATCATGAAGACCGCGGGACTGACCAACATCGCCGCGGACATCGACGACTCGTGGGGCCCGATGGGCTGGGAGGCCGTCGCGGCCGCCGACCCCGACGTCATCGTCCTCGTCGACTCGCCGTGGAACAGCGCGGAGAAGAAGATCGGCATACTCGAGGGCTCCCCCGTGACCGCCGAGCTGAGCGCGGTCAAGAACGAGGCGTACGTCGTCGTGCCGTTCCCCGCGACGGAGGCAGGCGTGCGGACGGTGTCCGCCGCCGCGAGCGTCGCCGAGCAGCTCACGAAGCTGACGTTCGAGGACTGACGTGACCACGACGACCCGCTCCCCCGACGCACGCGCCACGTCGCCGCTCCCGGCGCCGCGTGCGCCGCGCGCGGGTGCGCGGACCGCGACGCTCGTCGTCGTGGGGTCGGTCGTCCTCGTCGTGAGCATCCTCCTCGCGGTGCTCGTCGGGCCCGCCGACCTGCGCCCCGGCGAGGTGTGGGCGTCGGTGCTGCACCACCTCGGCCTCGGTCCTGCGCCGTCGAGCGCGCTGCGCGACGCGATCATCTGGGACGGCCGTCTGCCGCGGACGCTCACGGCTGCTGCCGTCGGTGCGGGCCTCGCGACGTGCGGCGCCGTCATGCAGTCGCTCACGCGCAACCCGCTCGCCGACCCGTACCTGCTCGGGCTGTCGTCGGGCGCGTCGCTCGGGGCGGTCGTCGTGCTCGTCCTCGGCGCGGCGGTCGCGCTCCCGGTCGCGGCGTTCGCCGGGTCGTCGCTCGCCCTCGTCGCGGCCCTCGGGCTCGCGGGTGCCCTCGGCTCGCTCACCCCGACGCGCACGATCCTCGCCGGGCTCGCCGTGAGCCAGCTGTGCGCCGCGGCGACGAGCTTCGTCATCTTCTGGTCCGCGACGGGCGACTCGTACCGCGAGGTCCTGTCGTGGCTCATGGGCTCGGTCGCAGGGGCGACATGGTCGTCGGTCGCGATCGCCGCAGGGGCGCTGGCCGTCCTCGGGGTGCCGCTCGTGCTGGCCGGGAACGTGCTCGACGCGTTCACGTTCGGCGACGCGTCGGCGTCGAGCCTCGGTGTGCACGTGCCCGCCGCCCGTTGGGGGCTGCTCGGCGCGGTCGCGCTGCTGACGGGTGCGCTCGTGAGCGTCTCGGGGTCGATCGGCTTCGTGGGGCTGATCCTCCCCCACGCCGTGAAGGCGCTCACGGGCGGGCGGCACCGCGTCGTCCTGCCCGTCGTGGCGCTCGCCGGCGCGACGTTCCTCGTGTGGGCGGACACGATCGCGCGGACCGTCGTCGACCCGCGCGAGCTGCCCGTCGGCATCGTCACCGCGGCTGTGGGAGCGCCCGTCTTCGCGGCGATCCTGTGGCGCGGGCGGAAGGGTGTCGCATGAGCCCCGTGCCCGGCGCGGGCCTGCGCGTCACCGGGGCGACGTGGTCGGTCGAGGACCGTCGCGTCGTCGACGAGATCGCGTTCACGACGCCGGCGGGCACCGTGACCGGCGTCCTCGGGCCGAACGGCTCCGGGAAGTCGACCTTGCTGCGCGCCCTCGCGGGTGCGCTCCGGCTCGACGACGGCGAGGCGTCGTTCGGCGCGGACGACCTGCTGCGCATGCGCCGGCGCGAGCGCGCGCGCCGCGTCGCGCTCGTCGAGCAGGACTCCGCCCCCGACCGCTCGATCACCGTCCGCGCGGCCGTGCTGCTCGGGCGCATCCCGCACCGCTCGCTCCTCGCGGGCGACAGCACGGCCGACGACGCCGCCGCCATGACCGCGCTCGTGCGCGTCGGCATGGCGGACCTCGCCGACCGCGACCTCGCGACGCTCTCGGGCGGCGAGCGGCAGCGCGTCCACGTCGCGCGGGCGCTTGCGCAGGAGCCCGAGCTCATGCTGCTCGACGAGCCGACGAACCACCTCGACGTCTCGGCGCAGATCCGCGTCCTGGACCTCTTGCGCTCGTTGTCGGGCGAGGGCGTGACGGTCCTGACGGCGCTGCACGACCTCAACCTCGCGGCGTCCTACTGCGACCGCGTCGTGCTGCTCGCGCGCGGTCGCGTCGTGGCGGTCGGGACGCCGCTCGAGGTGCTCACGCCCGAGCTCGTCAAGCACGTCTACGACGTGCGCTGCGAGGTCCTCACGCACCCGACGACAGGCCGGCCGCTGCTCGCGTTCAGCGGCTGAGCGAGGCCTCACGAGCCGCCTACCTGGGCCGTTGCGGGGCTCTCCTGCTGCTCCTGTCCGCCACGCCACACCCGTCAGGGCTAGTACAAAGCGCTCAGGACCGGTAGTGTCGTCGTTGAAGTTGCTTTGTCTCTCGTGTCTTTGCCGCAGTGTGGGTCAGTGCCCGCGGATCTTGTTCTTCAAGAGTTGACTACGGATACACCGTGACGGACAGGGCTCCGAAGTGCGGAGCCCCTCCGATCCTCTTGAAGGAGATCACCATGACTGTTGGAACTGTGAAGTGGTTCAACGCTGAGAAGGGCTTTGGCTTCATCGCCCCCGAGGACGGCTCCGCCGACGTGTTCGCGCACTACTCCGCGATCGCGACGCAGGGCTACCGCTCGCTCGACGAGAACCAGCGCGTCGAGTTCGACGTGACCCAGGGCCCGAAGGGCCCGCAGGCGGAGAACATCCGCCCGCTCTGATCTGAACCGGTGACGCAGCGACGAGCCCTCGTGAGAGACGTTCGTCTGCGCTGATCCTCCCCGATGCCCCGGTCCTTGCGACCGGGGCATCGGTGCATATCCAGGCTCCCACGGGCAACGACGCCCGCCTGAGCAACCCGCACGACCGCCACGGCGACGACGCCCGGCACCTTTCTTGACCGCTCCGCAGCAGACCCCAGGAGGTCCTGTGAGCTCTACCACCCTCTCCACCACGCCCCCCGCCGACTCCCCGCGCGTCCGCCAGGTCAGCGACTACACGGACCTGGCCCGCGAGGTCCGCGAAGCCGGGCTCCTCAAGCGCAACTACCCCTACTACTGGGCGAAGCTCGTCGGGATGGTCGCGGTCTACGCCGCGCTCGTCACCGCCTTCGTCCTCATCGGCGACACGTGGTGGCAGCTCGTCACCGCCGCGGTGGCCGCCGTCGTCATGACCCAGGCCGCCTTCCTCGGGCACGACGCCGCGCACCGCCAGATCTTCGTCTCCGGCCGGTGGAACGACTGGACGAGCCTCGTCGTCGCGAACCTGTTCGTGGGACTGTCCTACGGCTGGTGGCAGCACAAGCACACCAAGCACCACGGGAACCCGAACAAGGAAGGTGTCGACCCTGACATCGACCTGCCCGTCCTCGCCTTCACGCCCGCCCAGGCGGACGCCCGCACGTCGCGCCTGACGCAGTGGTTCACGCGCCACCAGGGCTGGTTCTTCTTCCCCCTGCTGCTCCTCGAGGGTCTCGACCTGCACTACCAGGGCCTCAAGCGGGTCTTCGGCCGCGCCCCGATCGCGCGCCGCGGCGTCGAGATCGCGTTCCTCGGTGTGCGCCTCCTCGGTTACGTCGCGCTGGTCCTGTGGGTCCTGTCGCCGCTGACGGCGGTCGCGTTCTTCGCGGTCCACCTCGGTCTGTTCGGCCTCTACATGGGCGGCTCGTTCGCGCCCAACCACAAGGGCATGCCGATCGTCCCGAAGGACCTGCGGATCGACTTCCTGCGCCGCCAGGTGCTCATGAGCCGCAACGTCAAGGGCGGCCGGTTCATGGACGTCGCCCTCGGCGGCCTCAACTACCAGGTCGAGCACCACCTCTTCCCGTCGATCCCCCGCACGAGCCTGCGCCGCGCGAAGGTCATCGTCGAGCGCTTCTGCGCCGAGCGCGGCGTCACCTACACGGAGACGACGCTGTTCGCGTCGTACGGGATCGTCATCCGCTACCTCAACGAGGTCGGCCTCGGCGTGCGTGACACGTTCACGTGCCCGCTCGCCACGAGCATGCGCTGACGGTCGCCCCAGCGCGACGACGTACACCGCGAGGTCCTGCCCGGCTCGGGCAGGACCTCGCGTGCGTCCAGGGCGATGGCGACAGCCGCCCACGCCGTACCTGGGCGGACGACGCTCGGCTAGACGAACGCCGGGTCGGCGAGGATCGCGTCGATCTGGGTGAGCGCGGCAACCATGCCTTGCTCCTGGCCCATCGCGAGCAGCTGTTCCATCGCCTCGAGGGAGGTGAAGTAGCTGAGGATGGCCATCTCGGTCGTCCCGTCGTGCTCGTCGAACGTGACGATCATCGTCCCGGCGGGCATGGACTCGTCGGGGTTGCCGTCGCTGTCGGCGAACCCGTCGAGCACCTCCAGGCGGCGGGGCGGGTCGACCGCGACGATCTCCCAGAATCCGTAGAACTTCTCGCCCTCAGGGCTCGGCGAGGATCTCGCTCATCCGTTCGGTGCGGCTTCGCCCCACCCCCTCGAGGCCGTCGAGCAGCCGCGCTGCTCGACGGACCGTGTCGACGTCGCCACTGACGAGCTGCTCTCGTCCTCTGCGTCGCTTGGTCACCAGGCCGGCCTCCTCCAGCACGGCGACGTGCTTCTGCACGGCGGCGAAGCTCATCGGGTAGTGACGGGCGAGTGCGGACACCGAGTGCTCGCCCTGGAGCGTGCGCGTCACGATGTCGCGGCGCGTCACGTCGGCCAGCGCCCGGAAGACCCGGTCGACCCGTTCACTCTCCA
This genomic window from Flavimobilis soli contains:
- a CDS encoding putative F420-0 ABC transporter substrate-binding protein; this translates as MPAASPRAVVRRRAVAAAPVALVALALTACGGATSPGASGGGTPTSASPTSAYPLTIDNCGTSVTFETAPTRVVTVKSSTTEMLLALGAGDTIVGTAYPDGPAPAPWTEAAAAIPVISDKVPSNEVVLAEEPDLVYAGWESVFSADGAGERASLEALGVRTLVAPSACKEKEYRPDPLTFDDVFTEIEQVGQLMDRSAEAETLVAAQRADLETVVPDARGLSALWFSSGSDTPYVGGGIGAPALIMKTAGLTNIAADIDDSWGPMGWEAVAAADPDVIVLVDSPWNSAEKKIGILEGSPVTAELSAVKNEAYVVVPFPATEAGVRTVSAAASVAEQLTKLTFED
- a CDS encoding putative F420-0 ABC transporter permease subunit — translated: MTTTTRSPDARATSPLPAPRAPRAGARTATLVVVGSVVLVVSILLAVLVGPADLRPGEVWASVLHHLGLGPAPSSALRDAIIWDGRLPRTLTAAAVGAGLATCGAVMQSLTRNPLADPYLLGLSSGASLGAVVVLVLGAAVALPVAAFAGSSLALVAALGLAGALGSLTPTRTILAGLAVSQLCAAATSFVIFWSATGDSYREVLSWLMGSVAGATWSSVAIAAGALAVLGVPLVLAGNVLDAFTFGDASASSLGVHVPAARWGLLGAVALLTGALVSVSGSIGFVGLILPHAVKALTGGRHRVVLPVVALAGATFLVWADTIARTVVDPRELPVGIVTAAVGAPVFAAILWRGRKGVA
- a CDS encoding ATP-binding cassette domain-containing protein yields the protein MSPVPGAGLRVTGATWSVEDRRVVDEIAFTTPAGTVTGVLGPNGSGKSTLLRALAGALRLDDGEASFGADDLLRMRRRERARRVALVEQDSAPDRSITVRAAVLLGRIPHRSLLAGDSTADDAAAMTALVRVGMADLADRDLATLSGGERQRVHVARALAQEPELMLLDEPTNHLDVSAQIRVLDLLRSLSGEGVTVLTALHDLNLAASYCDRVVLLARGRVVAVGTPLEVLTPELVKHVYDVRCEVLTHPTTGRPLLAFSG
- a CDS encoding cold-shock protein, with amino-acid sequence MTVGTVKWFNAEKGFGFIAPEDGSADVFAHYSAIATQGYRSLDENQRVEFDVTQGPKGPQAENIRPL
- a CDS encoding fatty acid desaturase family protein, yielding MSSTTLSTTPPADSPRVRQVSDYTDLAREVREAGLLKRNYPYYWAKLVGMVAVYAALVTAFVLIGDTWWQLVTAAVAAVVMTQAAFLGHDAAHRQIFVSGRWNDWTSLVVANLFVGLSYGWWQHKHTKHHGNPNKEGVDPDIDLPVLAFTPAQADARTSRLTQWFTRHQGWFFFPLLLLEGLDLHYQGLKRVFGRAPIARRGVEIAFLGVRLLGYVALVLWVLSPLTAVAFFAVHLGLFGLYMGGSFAPNHKGMPIVPKDLRIDFLRRQVLMSRNVKGGRFMDVALGGLNYQVEHHLFPSIPRTSLRRAKVIVERFCAERGVTYTETTLFASYGIVIRYLNEVGLGVRDTFTCPLATSMR
- a CDS encoding SRPBCC family protein — encoded protein: MVAVDPPRRLEVLDGFADSDGNPDESMPAGTMIVTFDEHDGTTEMAILSYFTSLEAMEQLLAMGQEQGMVAALTQIDAILADPAFV
- a CDS encoding ArsR/SmtB family transcription factor gives rise to the protein MVVDVLESERVDRVFRALADVTRRDIVTRTLQGEHSVSALARHYPMSFAAVQKHVAVLEEAGLVTKRRRGREQLVSGDVDTVRRAARLLDGLEGVGRSRTERMSEILAEP